The genomic interval ACCTATTCAGATACAATCTCTCTTCTTCCCGTCATAGTCTCTTTGGACGTCGAACTGATTATATGATATCATACAAGAGTGCAATACTTCTTTACTTTAAACTCTACTTAAGGAATTATGAaactacaatttattatatatttcacaatttttatgTCTCCTTTAGTCGTATCAGCTAATATAGATATCTGATTTTCCTGCTTTCTTTGGTCAGTAGGGTGTAAATGAATCTCAAAAGAGTTCCTGAACTAGACTCCGACCGACGCTCACATGTATAAATACCTTTACACTTATGACTCACGTCACTTACATTCGAAGCTTCAATTACATcggacttaaaatatatttgtaaaatgtcGCGTTTAAtagtaagtttattaaatacaacatcGTAatcattatgaaaaatattaaaaattaattgagtattaagtttataatagaatgatttgatttattatttaatatattttatacaatttcagGTCCTAATATGTTTGTGCTTCGTGCTTGCACAAGCAAAAACAGAGACTAAGAAAAGAGAAGCATCTGCGTCCTACCCTATTCCAACGCGGCACACCTACTCCGAGTATCACAATAGAGTTGCGATTCCAATACCCCATCCCGTCCCAGTAAGTGTTCCTAGACCTGTACCAGTAAGTGTACCAGTTGCAGTACCAGTAGACAACCCACGTCCCGTCCCAGTGGCGGTGCCTCAACCGGTGGCTCAAATTATTCCTAGACCGGTCGCAGTACCGATCAACCGTCCAGTGCCATTGCCAGTAGCCCAGGCTGTTCCTGTCACTGTTACACAGGGAGTTGGTATTCCAGTCCCCCAACCTTATGCAGTCAGTGTACCTGCTGCTGTTCCAGTCAGAGTGCCACAGCCAATTCCAATACCGGTGACCGTTCAAGCAATTGGTGGATATGGAGGTATTGGTTCCGGTGTATCAATCGGTGGTATCGGCTCTGGTTTGTCAATCAGTGGAATCGGCTCTGGAGTGTATGGCTCCGGCGTGTATGCTGGTGGATACGGATCCATAGGTGTGCCTGTATCTTCGAAAATAATTTCATCAGTTTCAGTAGCTCATCCATATATTTCATCTGGATCGATTCATGGGTCTGGTTATGGCGGTGGATATCTGTCAGGAGGTCATGGATTATATGGCCACGGACAttgataccaaaatatattcaaaatgtcTGCCAAATAAAGAGGCCCTTTGTATGTTTTCGAatgttttaactttatattgtaGTCCTATGGGGTATGTCCGGTTAAAGGTCccttattttttatgtctaGTCCAACGCCCATTATCATCTATGgtgtatattttaagtaaataattaatttgtattgaataattaaatatttaaattgtattagtGATTGCTCCAAAAATAATGATTGTATGGCAAGGACATTAATTTACCTTTATTTCTCATATTGTTTACAAATCTACGCTTTATTAGAagtaagttaatattaatttgtgttagACTTTTTAcgatattgattattttgtacataaaaataattatatgatattacccACCTTTAcatgtatttcatttattgttttgaCTGAAAAGTAACCCAATGTTAAGTCAATTCTTCAAAAGCAGACAGCTTATTTATTTTGGACCAATAAAACGGAAAATATTGTGATTATTGTGGTGAGTCGTAAGTGATACACacaagtttttgttttaaaagcgACAATTATTTGTTACAACTAATTATGTATCAATAAGTGAATTGTTTACGTATTCATAGTGAGTTAATTTTTTACATCTTCAAAcagttataaagtaatattaaaaaacaacgcACTACAACAAATACCTTGAGCATAAACAGTAATATTTGTACGAgtgaatatgaaaaataaaaaagagcctAAAATTGATCCTCGTGGAGCACCTATTTTTAGTACAGACTTACAACGTAATTAGATATCActaaactataaatttaaataatataatatctgtaGAAATCGATGTAGAATCGTTTTACTTCAAACCGATtatcacaaatatataatttacttatgaAACTTGTCAGCTagacttattaattattcatctaAAGTCAGATAGCTAATTGATCCgttgaacaaataaaataaaacaaacatatcattacttatttataaatggtaTGGTCTACGAAATTCGGTTCCGTTCACGATAATAACCATTATCTTATATGTGATTAGAATTTGTTTTGATAAGTTATCAGTGTCCATTGTTTGCACTGACGGGGATCGTTTGAACCAGTAATAGTTGAAAATTACCTTGGGAAAGTGCCAAGACTAATTACGGGACGCGCTCGTGTTGTGAAAAGTGAAAAATGAAATCGAGTGAGTAAGAACGTTTTATAAAACCTTAGCGATTGAGAATAGTGTCTATTGCGTTCCATTAAGTGCATCTtgttcgttatttatttatgataatgtCTTATCTTTGAAATAGATAGTAAAATCTGGTCCACAAGTGTTATAACGTTTGCAATATTAAGAAGTGTATGACATCACACATGGATCCAATCCAAATATTTTCGACGCATTCGAATAGATTCCATTGATGtaaaaaaactacttaatatattttatttattatcaatttatgaattattattttttttacatttataaagatcggtTAATACTTTAGAGCTTTTTATCAAAGATTATGTTTTTTCTGGTAGTTATAAATCAtatgtaaagataaaataaatattgttaattatattaatattatgtaatacgaCAAAATTCtagttgataaattaaaaagaacctgtattatattacaaaaaaatgccttaattgaactgaaatttaaaaagaatttatCGACTTTCGTTTTCatgaaatattgaaatacttaattattttatttatataaaaatgtgataCAGATATCACAATAACTTATGCTAATGTATTTGTTACATTTGGTTAcaattatatgtacctataatttatttagttagaAAACTAGGTGTAGTAAgactctttttaaattattaattaaattgaattttcagGATTTCCATTTTCACTAGAAAACATCCCGAGGCAGACCAGTTTTGCGTGCCTGTCTCTTAAATTTGGCAGCATTTTATCAGCTCTTATTCTAATTGTAAGTAGAAATTATTTAACCATATTCATTTGTTATCCTATATTCACGCTCTTTTGTCatatatgtcattattattacttataataaatttattaatttccttgACTACAAAAATGTAAAGTGTCACATTCATTTGTTTGATTGCAAGCAAGCGCTTTTGAAACGTCTGACAAATTATCAGACATAAGCCATTTGGTTACATTTTTAAGAATACTAGTAATTCTAAGAAAGTGGCACGGTTAGCTGAGAAATTATGTTGAAcccggctatcatggtatgggcattatatgcggaggaatgaggaacatattgtgaagaaggtcttgagcatgaacgtggatatagaggaaggggacgataaaagaaacgatggatgcattgtgtgaaagatgatatggctggaaagaatgttaattgtgagatgacgtcagatagggaagtatggaagaagacaaGCTGcaccgaccccaagtaaattgggataagggcaggaggataatGATGACTAGCGATTTTAAGGATATTTATGCCCGAAATAAAATTCGTGTATGATGCTTATGTTAGTAGTGGGTGTGTGTTAGTAATAACGTTAGTAACAGCAATCCAAGTAGACAGAAAAGACGCCGTGCATTTCATGGcgttcgtaatttaaaaaaatgtatcttgTTCGTCGTACTCTATTACGCGGCTTACAGTTGTACACAGTGAAAAGGCAGATCGCCACATATGGAAAAAACGTTATCTTTTAGGCGATCATtccttatatttcttttttgctgTCTCAttctattatatacttttagaaCCAGACGTAGGAAATAggctaacttttttttttcttagggaagttgtgtgacttgacgcagatgttgcttgttaaTTCCAACAACacggttttataatattaaaatttagaattgttattcttttaattcCCACTGTACTTTTAATAACAGTTTTGTTACTTGTCAAAATTATTGTCAAACTAAGTTATCAATAATTGATCTTATTGTATCtgttatttaagaaattatattaagaaagCAACGGCAGTTGTCCATTGaaaaatctgtttttttaaGATAGTCTGATGCATCTCTGCGGTTACAGGCATGACAGTAAACTCAATCTATATTCGCAAACGCAACAACTTATGATAGTATGTCTATTTCGTATACTTTCCAAGACATTTCTTTTACGTTAATGTATTGCAgcatcaaaaataattgaattagaGCATATCTATATAACCCAGTCTATAGATATACACGTATATTTGTAGACTGAGTTTACATGGTTCAAGTATTTGATCACCAGTCTCGAACTTATGAAATCCCATGAGCTTGTTACACAGGCTTACCCACCCTTCACACAGGGACATAACAACACAAGGATCTAACTAGTAAAGGTCCGATCATGATTATATTCCGATTCCAATAAGAACGAAATGCAAATTAATCGTGTTAGGAGTAGAGAAGAACGGCTAATGACTACGATTGGTTTTATGATCATTATAAAGTGACAATTTGTTAGGAGAAATTAATAAGCACAAACCTCTATCAAGAGCAgagatggtctagtggttagaacgccggcatcttaaccgatgattgcgggttcaaaatcactgaatgttcatgtgcttaatttgtgtttataattaattttgtgctcggcggtgaaggaaaaacatggtgaggaagcTACATGTGTCTGTGATTTCTattatttcatagatattctgccacatgtgtattccaccaacccgtattggaacagtgtggtggaatatgttccaaaccttctccttaaaagaagcggaggcattagcccagcagtggaaaatttacaggctgttgtttttgttgttgtctaTCACAGTTAAGCATAAGAGCTTAGTGCTTCATTTTATAGCGATTGGAGCAAATctcttatttttatactatttatttatatactgtacTAGCGAcccatcccggcttcgcacgggtgcaatactgatactaaatgtacaacagtatttgttcatttacgacatcacattagaaacttctaaaattatcagtgtatttttactatattgtacatatattatatacaaaaacgttacttttcaatcactctatctattaataaaaaccgcataaaaatccgttgcgtagttttaaagatacaaagggatatagggactgagaatgcgactttgttttatactatgtagtgatgataaaTACTGCATATTAAATGCAATCGTCAAGGGTGATTGATAATATTCTGACATTGAAAAGGTTATCACAATCATAACGTTTTACTGATAAGAGATCGATGTCAGTCATTTCTatcattcattcaatttatGTTAACGTAGCTTAGCACTTAATTGCTAATATCGGATTGTTTAATAGCAATTACATACTACATTTTACATACTAGCAATCCGCCCCAGCTTTGCACGCGTGTAtagctgatactaaacatactacagaatgtcttacaacgctCACAGCTTTTAGTTGGTAGACAATACAACCCGCTAAGTCCCTgcgttttaaatttgtaatatattcgaaatattcatttaaattacatgcacTAAGGACCTATTGATCTATATttaatgcacaatgtatttaagatatttaattgcaaagtaaagtaaagtaacagcctgtaaatttcccactgctgagataaggcctcctcttccattaaggagagggtttggaacatattccaccacgctgttccaatgtgggttgatggaatgcacatgtaacagaatttcgatgaaattagacatacgcAGGTTTCCTCCAAGTGGGCTTCTACAAGTACTTTTGTCAATTTAGTGATTTAgtgaattcaaaataattaagtgaagctaccaccggttcggaaagtagattctaccgagtagaaccggcaagaaactccgtagttactctttttcaacatttaaaaaatactaatcatattagttatatacgtatatgtatgtaatgtatcctgcctggaagtcaacaggtataaattccatgcttttttatcatctacaaaaggTACAAAGGATGTAAGGAGTAATACTATACTGTTGTTTCTCTTACTGAAACTCTTGGatcaatcatttattaaaaaaaaacgcatcaaaatccattgtatCACTTtgaaaatctaagcatacatagggatagacagtgataagcgactttgttttttttctatgtaacgattataaacattttaattgtttttaacttatgctttatatttttttttattaataaaccgtAAAATTTACTTTTGCTCAGTAAATACAAcgactattacaaaaaaatatgttaaagattttaaaatgtcataataaCTATCCAAGCAGCAATCAACTCTTTATTTACAGCGGGATTTCACTAACTGTTCTATGTTCTACCGGGTAGttgtagattaaaatatttgcttcTTACATTGATAATATTGATCACACTTTGTACCGGAATTCAATAACAGAATTACTAATGAttagaacaataataataagtttaatacagtaattttaattaattttgaaacataatttatattcattacgtTATAtgcttgatttattattttgctaGATCGCTAGATAATAAAGATAGCTCGTTTCCTTTCGTTCTTTTGTAATAGGACAttctatctattatatatatataatagatgaaCGTGACCTTGTAcgattttgaatttaacaaaaaaatattattataaatattataaataagtttctccttattatatcagttatctgccagtgaaaatcccgtcaaaatcggtccggccattgcagagattagccggaacaaatagacagacaaaaattgtaaaaaaggttattttggtatacgtaccatacatacatatatatgcattcagtaaataaggtctattttaatattacaaacagacactttaattttattatatgtatcgattATCTAAGTTTATGTAAATTAAGAGAAAAAGCCGAAGAAAGATATCAGTGGCGTGCATTTTGAGAGGCCTGTGTCCACCAGTGGAATAATATGGACTGCTGATGATGAgagaaaaaacttttaatttattaaaaataatttacagattTTACTTCGtacttttttattctttaaaatggTAATggttaaagtaactctgcctgtctgtctgtctgtcactctttcacgaccaaaccgctgaaccgattttgaagacatttggtatgaagcaaacttgaactccaaaaaggaacataggctacttgcctgacacatgacaaccatcaGCCTAACTATTAACACCACTAGGGCCActagtaacatttttatttattatttcagctGTATTCAATATTCGCTCTCGCACAATGTCTCGCTGCGCTGAACGTACTGCCGGTGGACTGGACCCCAGACGACATAGAGAGCATGGTGTCCACTGGCTTTGTCGTGGTGGTGACCATTGCGCACACCGTCACACTTTTCCTTAGCACATTAATGCTTATTGGTGTTTTAAGGGTAAGTAAACAAGTTTCTTTAAGCTTAGTGGTAATTCTCAATTATCTTATCAAAAACAGGTTTACTTGgcggtaaggctttgtgcaagctcgcctgggtaggtaccacccactcatcagatattctaccgctaaacagtacgcaatattgttgtgttccggtttgaagggtgagtgagccagtgtaactacagacacaagggatatagcatcttagttcccaaggttggtgaagcattgacgatgtaagaaatagttaatatttcttacagcgtcattgtctatgggtgatggtgacttaccatcaggtggcccatatgctcgtgggccaacctattccataaaaaaggtaAGTAGTTACAATTGTATTCAAGTTTCAGCATGCAGACCGTGCAGTTTTTCCAATGATAGCTTTGTATTAACTCGATAATGTGATGACATGTCTTCTtagactataaatattttaaatctgtgGTGGGCGGTGGTTGAACTGATACCATAGGGCGACTTGCCTACTAATGTGTATGCCTTGCTAAacgaatataattaacaaaaatataaagtggTATAGTATGACTGGTGCTAACAACACACCAGCTCTGTTCAATCGTGTGACACTGATCATTTGACGTTCAgttgagaaataaaataattttgaccaAAAGATCGGCTATCTTTTAAACCatattaaacaatacaacaacaacagcctgtaaatttctcactgctgagctaaggcctcttctacctttgaggagaaggttttggaacatattttaccacgctgttccaatgcggtttgtgTGGTGGAATTCACTTGTGAcagtatttctttaaaattagacaagcaggtttcctcactactTTTTCCTTCtccgatgagcacgagatgaaacataaacacaaatttggtggtagggctttgtgcgagcccgtctgggtaggtaccatccactcat from Vanessa cardui chromosome 15, ilVanCard2.1, whole genome shotgun sequence carries:
- the LOC124535677 gene encoding uncharacterized protein LOC124535677, whose translation is MKSRFPFSLENIPRQTSFACLSLKFGSILSALILILYSIFALAQCLAALNVLPVDWTPDDIESMVSTGFVVVVTIAHTVTLFLSTLMLIGVLREKASLMKPWVIWTSLQVLVSVMAFIFWTALAMMKYNDNSLLIYVVEFLGLMVRFYMLMIVASFYRQLEERTIEETKHLRDLVNNENWYSTA
- the LOC124535697 gene encoding larval cuticle protein F1-like; the encoded protein is MSRLIVLICLCFVLAQAKTETKKREASASYPIPTRHTYSEYHNRVAIPIPHPVPVSVPRPVPVSVPVAVPVDNPRPVPVAVPQPVAQIIPRPVAVPINRPVPLPVAQAVPVTVTQGVGIPVPQPYAVSVPAAVPVRVPQPIPIPVTVQAIGGYGGIGSGVSIGGIGSGLSISGIGSGVYGSGVYAGGYGSIGVPVSSKIISSVSVAHPYISSGSIHGSGYGGGYLSGGHGLYGHGH